The DNA region AACCTAGTTGAACcgctctttctctttttttcacCCCTTCTTTCAAATCTTTGTATACGAACTACTGGCATGTATGAAAAAGTTCAGGCTGGCTTCTTGCCTACCGGCTACCGCAGTTCTCTAAAAAAAATATACTTGAACGATGTCATAGCACAAACATTGTCGATGCGGGCAAGGTTTAGAAAATGGTAAAGTAGGTACACGAATGTCCCCACTCCCGACCCATGCATTCAAATTAGGAGAATACTAAATGTTGAATTAGGAGAAAAGTGAATACTGAACTAGGAGAAAACTAAATCCGCTTAAGGCAATAGAaatgttttttttccttttttcgaAACAATAGAAATGTTCTTTTTTTTATTCAAATAGAAATGTTCTTTTCGATGAAAGGCACGATTGGAATGTTTTCAGGTTCATATCTGACGGCAAAGGAGCTTTTCCGAAACGTGCTGGTAGGGCATGATCCAGGCCACTGGTACCTCATCCGACGGCTCTAATAGAACTTTGTACATTTCCAGACCATTTCCAGTCGGTACTGTCTCTCTTCCACCCCCAGATCCCATCGACTCCCCAAATCCTTCTGCCCCTCCAGAACACAGATCGCTAGCGGAGCAGCTTGCTCCGCAGCAGGATCGAGCTGCTGAAGGCCGGCAGCGGGCGGCCAGACGCAGGGGTGGGGGTGCAGGGACGAGGGCTCCGTCCAGGCAAATTCGGCTCAGGGTGGTAGCCACACAAGCCCCTAATGCCGGAGCAGACCAGATCCGGCGCTCCGATGGAGTGGACGACGGTGCAGCACCTGGACCTGCGCCActccggcggccgccgcggtgCCTCGGCCCGCTCGATgcagccgcacgccgccgccttccgcgCCTCCCAGGCCAtcgccgccgtcgccatcgGCACCCACGTCGTCGGTGAGTTCCCTCTTACGCCGTTAGAACTTCTCAGTAGCTGTAGCCTCGTCGTAGGTACTTGGGTGGGCGCTCCAAGGGGGTGCTCATGCTGCGCGCGGGTTGTACCGGTTGTGATCTGAGGTGGGGGGACACTGCAATCGGGTTCGCTCAGCTGATGGAAGTAGGAGTTGGTATCAGGGAGTCAGATCCCAGTAACTCAACTGTAGGTTTGGAGGGAGCTTGTGATCACCTCTGTTGGATCCCATTTTAAGACTATTGCGTTGCTCTGAGTAATGTTCCCCTGTGAATGGAGTACCATGAACGTGCAGTAACAGTTTGACTAGTTTATAGATCAGTTTTATAGCTTGATATGTGCTGTCGGTGATGATTTTGGCAGTTAGAACATGTGGGTTTGGTTGAAGTACCATTTAACAGCATGAGGGTCTAGACTCACATCTCACTAGGTTTTTTATTTCAGTTGCTCTACCATGCAGCAAGTGACGATTATCTGTGGATAACTGGCAAATTCTTTGCTTAGGATGCTCAAAATCATGGTATTATCAGAATAAGTTGGTCTTGTCAACCATGAAAAATTGGATGCTACAACCGTTAGTGCATTGGTTCATTTCACCTTTATACTTTCTTGTTGGGGAAATTATTTGGTTTCTGCTTTTTGATAGCCGGACCGCTTATTCTTATCAAAGAGTTTCTTGAAGAATTCAATGGAGTGCTTTAGTTGCTGTTTGTCTTCTGTATGATGCACATGGATCGTCTGAGTTGTCTTAATTTTCCTATTTGTTTGCAGAATTCGATGCTCTGACGGGAAGCAAGATAGCTTCGATTGACCTTGGTGCTCGTGTTGTTCGTATGGCATATAGCCCTACCACCGGTCATGTTGTTATTGCTATTCTTGAGGTCTGCCTCAACACTTCactttttttctttattttatctGAAACAGTAATTTCATTTATTGCTACAACTGTTAATTGCCTTTTGTCACTAACTCCAAAATAAGGCAAATGCTTATGATACTGTGAACAGAATGTCAGAAAAGTGATCATGCTTCATTGCTGTTAGTAGGCTAATCGGCATATTCTTGAGTCCTTTTCATCTAGTCATCTACCATGGCAGAGTGAATAATAACTCTTTAGCAAGTTCCGTCTGCATGCACTAATATGGTCTATTGGCAGTGTGTTTTTCACCTTTTATTAATAACTTATGCAACCATTGACCCTCTCCTGTATCTCTTGCTCTGCAGGATGCTACAATCAGATCCTGTGATTTCTCCACGGAGCAGACACTTGTGTTGCACTCGCCTGAGAAAAAGTCAGATCATGTTTCAATAGATACGGAAGTACATCTTGCATTGACACCGCTTGAGCCTATTGTCTTCTTCGGTTTCCACAAAAGAATGAGTGTAACAGGTTATTCTCTTAGTTTTGCAGGTtgtttttgtttgtttgtttgctttgGAGGCTTATAGTGGTCATTCATCTGTTTATGTTTTTAAGTGTTTCACTTCCATGAGTTAACCTTTTGGTTTCTTCTAGTTGTAGGGACTGTTGAAGGAGGGAGACCGCCGACAAAAATAAAGACTGATCTTAAAAAACCTATTGTTAACCTGGCTTGCCATCCCCGCCTCCCTGTATTGGTAGACAACCATATCTTTACCTGCCTCTTGCTGTTAATTGCACACAGCAATATTCTATGTTATCATGTATTGCTTTTTCCCATATCTAACATACAAGCTTACCATTTTAGTATGTAGCTTATGCTGAAGGCTTGATACGTGCCTACAACATCCAGACATATGCTGTACACTACACCTTACAACGTAAGATGGGATGCTGTACTCTATATTCATGTATTTTAATATGATTATCCACGTATTGGCTTCTTAATTTGCACAAATTTTCAGTTGCTGTTGACAGTACAATTAAGCTAATGGGAGCTGGTGCTTTTGGGTTTCATCCGACCCTGGAGTGGATATTTGTTGGTGATAGAGGTGGTACTCTCCTGGCATGGGATGTATCAACTGAGAGGCCAAGTATGATTGGCATGTAAGTATGCTTGTAGTATATTGTTGAGAGTGGAAAAATAGAGTTGTATTCATCCGTTGTTCCTCCCCTTTCCAATACAAGTTGCTACTTTGATCTCAGTGATAACAAATTTTTCAGTATATGTGAAGTCAAACATTGAGTTGCTTAAAGCACCAGTGAAACTAGAACAATTTTCCTACGACTCCTTAGATCACACTAGGACTTGTTTAAACTTATCTGAGATCCTTTGACCCCATAGGATAAAACTTGCATCCACATCTGATTTAAAGCATCTTCGCACATGAATTATAATTTAAAAGTTCCGATATAGTGCTTGCAGTTCCTTGGCATAAAATGGATATAAAAATTTTAATGCTGCATTTTTGTCCCAGTCAATCATCTGCATGCACCTTTCTGTTGTTCATGTCTCTATTTTTTATGATTTCAAATCCTCTGATTCGTCTTTGTTCCGTCATACCCACATTTCTGTCTATTACTCTATTTTCCAACTGATTTTCATCTCTCACTTTTACTTAGTACACAGGCTGGTTCCCAGCCTATCACATCTGTATCCTGGCTTCCTACACTGCGGTTGCTTGTGACGATTGCAAAGGATGGAGCACTTCAAGTATGGAAGACACGAGTTATAATAAATCCTAACAGGCAACCCATGGAAACTCATTTCTTTGAGCACGCAGGTTAGTTTTTGTTCTTCTCATCTTTTGAGGAAATTGAGAAATTCCTTAGCTATCTCTTCTTTCCCTCTCAAGCTGCGTTTTGTTCTTTACATTTACATGGTTTAGTTACACATGTATTTTGCTTGAGAATGATTTTCTGCAACCATTTTCTTTGTTAATGGTGCAGCTATTGAAACAATGGATATCACAAAGATACTAACTCTTCAAGGAGGAGAAGCAGTTTACCCATTACCTCGAATAAAAAATTTGGCAGTACATCCCAAGTTCAATTTGGCAGCTGTAATTTTTGCGGTTAGGCAACATCAACTATGAACCCAAATAATTCTGGCACTTAATGCCAAAAGTTTTAGGAGCACTTGTCATCTTTGATTTGCAGGATATGTCTGGGACAGAAGCTGCAAAGAACAAGGCTGCGTACACAAGGGAAGGGAGGAGACAGCTGTTTGCTCTTCTTCAGGGAGCTAGGGGCTCAACTGGTACCTTTCTTTTCCTGTAGTTATTCTCATGTTTACTTTAATGAGGCCCTCGTTGAAATGGGAACCTCGGTTCATACAGGACAAAATATCAGGCTCTTATGCAATACTAATCTGATTTTATTCTATTCCTTGGCTGACTTGCTGCTGCATAATGGTTTTATGTGTCTGTAATAATTAGATATTTTGAGCAGTTCATACATGCCCTAAGTACATTATGGTTTGCTCTGGTGCTACAGCTGCTGTTTTGAAAGAGAAACTTTTAGCATTGGGATCATCAGGAATATTAGCAGAGCATCAACTTCAGGCACAGCTTCAAGAGCAGCACTTGAAGGGGTAAGATTAAGTATTTCCTGCATAAATCATAGAAACTTTTCATTTGTATGAACTTGATTTTTAGGTGATTCACTATTAGATGTATTCTTTATTGATTGCCATATTGATTGCTGGCTTGATTTCACTTGTTTTCTTATTGTCAGCCAGAGCCAGCTAACTATTTCAGATGTTGCAAGGAAGGCATTCCTTCACAGTGTACGTGAAATTTCTGTTCGTTAACATTGGTTGAAAAGTACTTTTTCCACTTCTCTTTTAGTGTCTCAACCTGAACTTTTACAGAATTAACACATTTATTAAACCCATCCTTTTGTACTTCTCTATCTTAATGAAATGacacgcagctctcctgcgttgttcaagaaaaaaaaaataagaCCTACTTTTTGGTACAGTATCAGTGCTACAGAAAACAAATGAACTAGGAGTGTTTGGCAATGGGGCCTTCCGAAGAATCTTGTGTGTACTTTGATGATGCCATATTGCCATATGCAGTGTTGCCACATTCTAGCACAAGCTTTGAGCATCTGTGCTCCATTTCAGCCTTCCATCTTCCTAATATATTATGCCCTACATGTCCACTCCTTATCCATTGGTTGATTCTACCAGCTCAGTCAATAATGGTGTTTGTAGACCATTTCTAATTTCTTATACATGATCTGTGCAGCATTTCATGGAAGGGCATGCTAAAAGTGGTCCAATTTCTCGCCTACCTCTCGTTACAATTTCAGATTCTAGCAACCTTTTGCGAGACGTTCCTGTTTGTCAGGTACTTATCATAGTGATTTATCTTTTCACTTACATGCTCCATTTTCACTCTCTAAACAATTCATTATTTTTGTAACTCCAGCCATATCATCTGGAGCTGAATTTCTTCAACAAGGAAAACCGTGTTGTTCAGTATCCAGTTAGGGCTTTCTATTTGGATGGATTTAACCTGATGGCCCATAATTTATCATCTGGAGCTGACAATCTCTATAAGAAGCTTTACTCGACGGTATTGACCGTCCATTAGCACATTTTCTTGTTTgttttccttttatttttttctcTAATGCAACCCATTCTCAGATTCCCTCAAATATGGAATGCCATCCCAAGAATATGTCATACAGTCCAAAGCAGCACCTGTTTCTTGttgtatttgaattaagtggtCCAAATGGAGTGGTGCATGAAGTTGTTCTTTACTGGGAGCAGACTGATCTTCAGACAGTAAACAGCAAAGGAAGTTCGATAAGAGGTATCTCTTTTCTGACATTCATCTTACTTACCTATGCTTTAGTTATTTCTATCTGGCTTGCTGACAACTGCATTATTTGGCTCTTTTTTAGGTCGTGATGCTGCCTTTTTTGGCCCGGATGATAATCAGTATGCTATTCTGGAGGAAGATAGAAGTAGCCTGAATCTCTTTAGTCTCAAGGCAGTAGCCACAAAGGAAGCTCTTGAAAATAATGCTGCTGTGCTTGAAGAAAACACTTTTGCTGATAATGCTGCTAACTCAACGGAACGCCAAGGTCCTCTGCAGTTTACTTTTGAATCAGAGGTTGATCGCATATTTTCTTCTCCTCTAGGTAGGTAGAGTGGACTGCTTTCCTCTCATCCTTCATCCAACTGACTCTCACTTTTTCATCATAGAGAAAAACGTAAAGGATTGTAGGGTTGCCTTGTTTGAACATTTTATCTATATGGAACTCTGAGAGTAAGTGACCAACTTATTTTGTCCTGTAGAATCAACATTGTTGTATGTGATTTCGGGAAAGCATATTGGACTCGCGAAGCTCATGCAGGGATACAGGCTGTCTACAGACAATGGGCTATCCATCACAACAAAAACTGATGGGAAGAAGTTTATCAAGTTGAAACCAAATGAGACCGTTCTTCAGGTGTTTTATCCTTGCTAATTCTCTCATTAAGGTCCTTTCTGAGCTTTAAATATTAAGTTGATGACAATGCTTGATCAGGCTCAAATTTTGTattaatttatccaaaaaatattttttaaggTGGTTAGTCCTTAGTATTTAGCTTGATTGTTATTATGCAAATATGAACTAACTTGATTTTCTGAGGCAACCAATTCCCGAATGCTTCAGATCTTAAATTTGTATTTTATTTCACACTCGCATTTGTGTGCTGTTGATGCTTTCTTTGGGTTGAGCTACAAATAACTAAGTATACATAAAAAGAACACATTCTTACACTTAGAACAGAGCTATTAGCATGAGGCACCAGAGTTTATTAGATGAGGTAATTTATTTATTCCGGACACTGCATGAGGCATGCACTCAACCATTTGTTTACAAAGTCCAGCCATGGGCTGAGATACTACATTAAACCTTACTGCATGCGGGCAGTTATCATTGAATTAGATGCACATTGTATGCACTATTTTAATGAAATgaaagatcttaaatttaaaaggTGCTGgcatttgatttttttttaaaaaaagttgcTGTGGAAAGTATCTGGGCTTTTGAAATTCATGTAAAGCGAGTAGCTGCGACTCTAGTTTCACCACCAAAACCATATGTACCGCTAGTTACTTATCCGCAATTGACTGTAATCAATTTTGTCCACTATGCAGGTCCATTGGCAAACAACTCTAAGAGGTCCTGTAGTAGGAATATTGACAACTCAGAGGGTACTAATTGCTTCTGCAGATCTTGACATATTGTCAAGCAGCTCAACAAAATTTGATCGGGGTCTCCCATCAATATCCTTTTTTATGAGTCTTGCATCTACCTCCCCCCTACTCTTTCTGCTTATCTTGTTATACAAAACTGTGCTAGCATATTTATTATCTGTTGTAAATTGCCATGTTACTTTGCTGAGTACTTAACCACTTTGTACTATCGATCAATGTTGTGGGTTGGGCCAGCACTTATCTTCTCAAGTGCAACTGCTATAAGTATGCTTGGGTGGGACAACAGAGTCCGATCAATCCTCTCCACTAGCTTTCCTCGTTCAGGTAAAACCCATACCATACAGTTTTTTTTAGTAAGATCAACCTAGATTCTTTGTGATTCCTCCAGTTCTGTTAGCATGCTATCGATCTGttgttcttttcttcttcctcagttTGTGCTGAACAAAACAATATGCCCTTTATATTTGCAGTATTACTTGGTGCATTGAACGACCGGCTGCTGCTTGTAAATCCAACGGATATAAATCCAAGACAGAAAAAGGCAGTGGAAATAAGGAGCTGTTTAGTTGGGCTTCTTGAACCTCTTCTCATTGGATTTGCTACCATGCAGCAACACTTTGAGCAAAAACTTGATCTTTCAGAAGTCCTGTACCAAATAACCTCAAggtatttttatttatttatttattttgttgGATTCTATTGTCCACTTTTTAGTATGCTTGTTAATAACTCCTGTTGAATTTTAGCACAGAGATAGTTGTAGCGTTTGTTAATTATTTATGTTGCTGTTCTAGTGAGCA from Panicum hallii strain FIL2 chromosome 9, PHallii_v3.1, whole genome shotgun sequence includes:
- the LOC112874432 gene encoding uncharacterized protein LOC112874432 isoform X1, with amino-acid sequence MPEQTRSGAPMEWTTVQHLDLRHSGGRRGASARSMQPHAAAFRASQAIAAVAIGTHVVEFDALTGSKIASIDLGARVVRMAYSPTTGHVVIAILEDATIRSCDFSTEQTLVLHSPEKKSDHVSIDTEVHLALTPLEPIVFFGFHKRMSVTVVGTVEGGRPPTKIKTDLKKPIVNLACHPRLPVLYVAYAEGLIRAYNIQTYAVHYTLQLAVDSTIKLMGAGAFGFHPTLEWIFVGDRGGTLLAWDVSTERPSMIGITQAGSQPITSVSWLPTLRLLVTIAKDGALQVWKTRVIINPNRQPMETHFFEHAAIETMDITKILTLQGGEAVYPLPRIKNLAVHPKFNLAAVIFADMSGTEAAKNKAAYTREGRRQLFALLQGARGSTAAVLKEKLLALGSSGILAEHQLQAQLQEQHLKGQSQLTISDVARKAFLHSHFMEGHAKSGPISRLPLVTISDSSNLLRDVPVCQPYHLELNFFNKENRVVQYPVRAFYLDGFNLMAHNLSSGADNLYKKLYSTIPSNMECHPKNMSYSPKQHLFLVVFELSGPNGVVHEVVLYWEQTDLQTVNSKGSSIRGRDAAFFGPDDNQYAILEEDRSSLNLFSLKAVATKEALENNAAVLEENTFADNAANSTERQGPLQFTFESEVDRIFSSPLESTLLYVISGKHIGLAKLMQGYRLSTDNGLSITTKTDGKKFIKLKPNETVLQVHWQTTLRGPVVGILTTQRVLIASADLDILSSSSTKFDRGLPSYRSMLWVGPALIFSSATAISMLGWDNRVRSILSTSFPRSVLLGALNDRLLLVNPTDINPRQKKAVEIRSCLVGLLEPLLIGFATMQQHFEQKLDLSEVLYQITSRFDSLRISPRSLDILAKGPPVCGDLAVSLSQAGPQFTQIMRCNYAIKALRFSTALSILKDEFLRSRDYPQCPPTSHLFQRFRELGYACIKYGQFDSAKETFEVIADHESMLDLFICHLNPSALRRLAQKLEESATDSELRRYLERILRVRSTGWTQGVFANFAAESMVPKGPEWAGGNWEIKTPTNVKTIPQWELAGEVMPYMRTTDAGIPSVVADHIGVYLGVMKGRGNVVEVSEKSLVKAIAAASSENAQPVSSESAEKNKAIAGGDSVGDTLARQLGVQIASADEQAKAAEEFKKTLYGVVDGGSSDEDESTSKTKKIHIRIRDKPAASTVDVNKLKEATKQLGLGPPLSRTRSLSGTPQEFNQTPTQPGGPAGAVSPAMPNTAIDLFGTNTLVQPQAPSGATGPVIAGMGVTAGPIPEDFFQNTIPSHQLAAQLPPPGIVLSRMAQPAPGMNQGPVPNQNMMPNVSLPDGRVPPQAPPPQSQFPQQPGIPMDNIGLPDGGVPPQSQPLPSQPQTLPSQPQGIQPGIPAPSQPIDLSALVEGPGAAKQAARPPAPTAVRPGQVPRGAPAAECYKMALAHLEQNQLTDALSCLDEAFLALAKDQSREADIKAQATICAQYKIAVALLQEIARLQRVQGAGALSAKEEMARLSRHLASLPIQAKHRINCIRTAIKRNMEVQNYAYAKQMLDLLYSKAPPTKQDELKSLIDMCVQRGLTNKSIDPFEDPSQFCSVTLSRLSTIGHDVCDLCGAKFSALSAPGCVICGMGSIKRSDALAGGPGPVPSPFG
- the LOC112874432 gene encoding uncharacterized protein LOC112874432 isoform X2, whose product is MPEQTRSGAPMEWTTVQHLDLRHSGGRRGASARSMQPHAAAFRASQAIAAVAIGTHVVEFDALTGSKIASIDLGARVVRMAYSPTTGHVVIAILEDATIRSCDFSTEQTLVLHSPEKKSDHVSIDTEVHLALTPLEPIVFFGFHKRMSVTGTVEGGRPPTKIKTDLKKPIVNLACHPRLPVLYVAYAEGLIRAYNIQTYAVHYTLQLAVDSTIKLMGAGAFGFHPTLEWIFVGDRGGTLLAWDVSTERPSMIGITQAGSQPITSVSWLPTLRLLVTIAKDGALQVWKTRVIINPNRQPMETHFFEHAAIETMDITKILTLQGGEAVYPLPRIKNLAVHPKFNLAAVIFADMSGTEAAKNKAAYTREGRRQLFALLQGARGSTAAVLKEKLLALGSSGILAEHQLQAQLQEQHLKGQSQLTISDVARKAFLHSHFMEGHAKSGPISRLPLVTISDSSNLLRDVPVCQPYHLELNFFNKENRVVQYPVRAFYLDGFNLMAHNLSSGADNLYKKLYSTIPSNMECHPKNMSYSPKQHLFLVVFELSGPNGVVHEVVLYWEQTDLQTVNSKGSSIRGRDAAFFGPDDNQYAILEEDRSSLNLFSLKAVATKEALENNAAVLEENTFADNAANSTERQGPLQFTFESEVDRIFSSPLESTLLYVISGKHIGLAKLMQGYRLSTDNGLSITTKTDGKKFIKLKPNETVLQVHWQTTLRGPVVGILTTQRVLIASADLDILSSSSTKFDRGLPSYRSMLWVGPALIFSSATAISMLGWDNRVRSILSTSFPRSVLLGALNDRLLLVNPTDINPRQKKAVEIRSCLVGLLEPLLIGFATMQQHFEQKLDLSEVLYQITSRFDSLRISPRSLDILAKGPPVCGDLAVSLSQAGPQFTQIMRCNYAIKALRFSTALSILKDEFLRSRDYPQCPPTSHLFQRFRELGYACIKYGQFDSAKETFEVIADHESMLDLFICHLNPSALRRLAQKLEESATDSELRRYLERILRVRSTGWTQGVFANFAAESMVPKGPEWAGGNWEIKTPTNVKTIPQWELAGEVMPYMRTTDAGIPSVVADHIGVYLGVMKGRGNVVEVSEKSLVKAIAAASSENAQPVSSESAEKNKAIAGGDSVGDTLARQLGVQIASADEQAKAAEEFKKTLYGVVDGGSSDEDESTSKTKKIHIRIRDKPAASTVDVNKLKEATKQLGLGPPLSRTRSLSGTPQEFNQTPTQPGGPAGAVSPAMPNTAIDLFGTNTLVQPQAPSGATGPVIAGMGVTAGPIPEDFFQNTIPSHQLAAQLPPPGIVLSRMAQPAPGMNQGPVPNQNMMPNVSLPDGRVPPQAPPPQSQFPQQPGIPMDNIGLPDGGVPPQSQPLPSQPQTLPSQPQGIQPGIPAPSQPIDLSALVEGPGAAKQAARPPAPTAVRPGQVPRGAPAAECYKMALAHLEQNQLTDALSCLDEAFLALAKDQSREADIKAQATICAQYKIAVALLQEIARLQRVQGAGALSAKEEMARLSRHLASLPIQAKHRINCIRTAIKRNMEVQNYAYAKQMLDLLYSKAPPTKQDELKSLIDMCVQRGLTNKSIDPFEDPSQFCSVTLSRLSTIGHDVCDLCGAKFSALSAPGCVICGMGSIKRSDALAGGPGPVPSPFG